The genomic region TCGGGAGAGGCGATCGCGCGACCCCCCGCCTGGGAAGGGGTTGGGGAGACAAGAGCGCGTGCATCTCGTCTCGACCTGCACCGTTCTCACTTCATCCTCAACCTGGAAACGGGACGGCGAGCAGATTCTCAACCGTGCAGTAAGTTGAGAACGAATAGATCGAGGTGGGACTTACATTTTCTCGCTCAACAATTCTACGGCGTCCCACTCGTCTGAAAATCCTTGTTCGCGATATTGTTGACAGCGTTTGATATAGAGAGAAGCGGCTTTATCTTGGGGGTTAATCCCTAAAACTTCGTGAAACATTGCCTCAGCTTCTTCTAGATTTTGCGCTTCGTAAAGCAAGCGAGCTTGCTCGAAAATATGACGAGTTTCTAACTTCAAACGGCGAAGTTCTGGGGGGTCGCCATCGAAAACCTCGAACACGGAAACTGATTGAGTTTTTCCTTTAACTTGAACCTTTCCTAAAAAGCGAGTGTTGTACTGATTGGGATTGGGAAGACGATCGCGCATTTGGCCGCTAATAATAATCGAGGCTCCATAAAGCTTTGTCAAGCCTTCCAAACGAGAAGCGAGATTGACTGCATCGGAGATCACCGTACTTTCCATGCGTTCGTGTTCGCCGATGGTTCCTAACATCAAACTTCCCATGTGTAAGCCAATCCCGATCGCGATCGGCGGACGATGATGCTGCTCTCGTTCGTGATTGTAGTTTACCACGGCTTCTTGCATGGCGATCGCCGCTTTAATGGCATCTTCCGGCGTGTCGGGAAATAACGCCATCACCGCATCGCCAATATATTTATCGATAAACCCTTGATGTTGGCGAATCACCGGACCGACGCGACTTAAATACTCGTTGAGGAAATCAAAATTCTCCTTGGGGGTCATTCCTTCCGAAAGGGTCGTAAACGAACGAATATCGGAAAATAACACCGTCATCTCTTTCAAAACTTGATCGCCGAGTTGGACGTTGACGATACTTTCTTTTTCTAAAAACTGGAGAAACTCGTGAGGAACGAACCGACCGTAAGCGAGATTGATTTTCGCTAACTGAATGTGGGTTTTAATCCGAGCGAGCAGTTCGTTTTTAGAAACAGGTTTTGCTAAATAATCGTTAGCGCCGACATTCAATCCCGCGACCAGATCGGATACTTGATTTTTAGCCGTCAGCATCACGACTGGAAGTTGAGTGGCGGCAAATTTTTCGCGAATTTTCTGGCAGACTTCATAACCCGTCATTCGAGGCATCATGACATCGAGAACAATTAAATCCGGTTTAAATCCTCCCTCGATAATCGCCAATGCGTCCGGTCCGTTTGTCGCTTGAGTGACTGAGTAATGTTGTAGGGATAAATGATTGACTAAAACTTGTAAATTGACGGGTTCGTCATCGACAATTAAGATTTTGAAATCTCCAGAACCATTACTGGTAATTTTAGGGCTTCCATTGCTCGATCCAATGGCATTGACGATCGCGCCGTTGCCATTTTCGCCCCAACTGCTAGTGCTTTCCGCTAATTTAGCAACAGTTGCTCGATAGGTTCCCCAGGTTTCTGACGGAGCGGTAGCCGTTTCGGTAGAAACAGGCAAAGTAAACGTAAATTGCGAGCCTTTACCGGGTTCCGAGTTGACGGCGATCGCCCCGCCGTGGAGTTCCACGAGTTGCTTGGTCACGGCCAGTCCCAATCCCGCCCCGCCATACTGTCTGCCTGTGGAGCCGTCGCCTTGCTCGAAGGATTCAAAGATGCGATCGCGGTGTTCCGGACGGATGCCGATTCCGGTATCGGCGATCGTGACGGCTAAAAATTGCGTTGACTCTGCATTATATTCGTCCTCGGGAGCGATCGCCCTGGCCGAAATTTCGACTACTCCAGTTTCGGTGAATTTAATCGCATTTCCTACTAAGTTATAAAGAATCTGCTGCACGCGATTTTCATCGGCCAAAACCGGGGGTAAATCGGCATCGATCGAATTAATTAAGTCCAGAGATTTTTTGCCGACCAAGGGCTGACAAATGGTTAAAACAACGGCGACCATTTCCCTCATGCCGATCGGTTTGAGGTGGAGGTCGATATTTTTATGTTTGAGTTTAGCAAAGTCGAGAATATCGTCAATTAAATGGGCCAAGCGACGACCGCTTGCGGCGATCATCGATAAGTTGGTCATTTGGGTTTTACTCAGTTGTCCCGCCGCCGCGTCGATGGTGGATTCGGCTAAGCCAATAATGCCGTTGAGTGGGGTTCGCAATTCGTGGGAAGTATTGGCCAAAAACTCGTCTTTGAGTTTGTCCATTTCTTGTAAGGCGGCATTTTTGGCTTCTAATTCTTGGGAGTAGGCTTGTAAGCGGCGGTTGGCTTCGTTTAAACGGCGTTCTAAAATAAGTTCGAGGAAGATGATAAAAACAAACATTCCCCAGTAGTAGAGGGCTTTATCGCCGGGAATGAGTTTGAATTCGAGCAGAATATCGCGAATGGCAAATAAAGCCATGACGAGAAAACCTGCGGTAAATAATTTAGCTTCGATGCTGCCTTTGGCGGCAACTTTAAAGCTGGTAAAAATCAGGACGGACATACTGGCGATCGCCAATAAGTAAAAGATATTGCGCGTGATTTCCCACTCGACTAAGCCGATCGATGTCAGGAGGAACGCAACCCCGGCGTAAACCGCGTGTAACTGCCACATTCGCCGGACGATCGAGCGATATCCCGAGCCAAAAATGACCTCGAAAAATAAATAGGGACCGATGGGGATTAAATAGAAAGAGATCGATCGCAGGGTATATAAAACCTGATGATGGGGGAAAAGCAGAAAAATAATTTGTGTGTGGGTTAAAACGTGAATGCCGATGCACAAAGCCGACAAACCGAAGGAAAAATAAGCAATTTGTTCGTTTTTATTTTTAATCGAGGCGATCGTACAAAAAAGACCGCCGACGACGAAGAAAAAGCCCAAAACCACGCGATCGAGTTCGCGATTGATCAAGCGCGCAATTAAATCTTTATTGGATCCGACGACAACTCCACCGTAACCGCCGACTAACAAGCGGTTGAGGTCGGTCATATCGACGCGGAAAATGAAGCGATCGCCTTGGGTGTTGGTGGGTAAAGGAACGATCGGCCAATAATATTCGAGGATCTTAACTTCTCCGGAGCGATCGAAATCGGTGAAGCGTTCGATCGCGCGATCGTCGAGATAAAACATTAAAATATTGGGCACCCCGCGCAAATCAATACTGGGATTGCTCCACAGTAACGGTGGCGCATCGACGCGCAACCACAGGCGATCGACTCCCGGCGGTTTGGTGAGGGTTCCCGGGACTTCTAAAGGGTGCCACGCTTCCTTATCCGCCTCCGATTGCGTCCAAAGCGGCGTCCCGGTTCCGTCGATGGGAGAATCCCCCCAACGATATTCCCAACCGCGATCGAGTACGACGGGTTCGTTACCTGTCGAGTCTAAATAGGGTTGGGTCTCGCCAGGAAGCGCCAGCACCACTGATGTTAAAACGGCGATCGCAAATAAGAGCACATAGGCTCCACGAGAGCGCATCCAAGGCAAAATATTGCTCATGGCGGTTAGCAAGTCCGCAGTTAGGTCAAGGGACGATCTTGCTTATATTATGCCGGGAAGTCAGCCTACGACTTGATGGAGGTCTTCCGGTTTGAGGTGAGAGTGGATGACTTCGCCATCGCGAAACCAAACAATGCGCCGGGTTTTGCTGGCGACATCCGGTTCGTGAGTCACCATGACGATGGTCATTCCACTTTGATTGAGTTCGGAGAAAATCCCGATGACTTCTTCGGTGGTTTTCGAGTCCAAGGCGCCCGTGGGTTCGTCGGCGAGTAATAATACAGGTTGGTTGACGATCGCCCGTGCGATGGCGACCCGTTGCTGCTGTCCCCCAGAAAGCTGATTCGGTTTGTTGTGCAGCCGATTTTCCAACCCCACTCGGGTCAAGGCGGCGATTCCGCGATCGCGCCGTTCCCGGGTCGGAATTCCTGCATAAACCATCGGTAACATCACATTTTCTAGGGCCGTCAATTGCGCTAATAAGTGGAATTGCTGGAAAACAAATCCGAGTTTCCGATTGCGAATTGCCGCGAGATCTCCCTCATCCATCTGCGCCACACTCACCCCGTCGAGATAGTAATTCCCCAAAGTCGGACGATCCAAACAGCCAATAATATTCATCGCCGTGGACTTTCCCGACCCCGAAGGCCCCATAATCGAGCAATATTCGCCTTCGTGAACGTTGAGAGACACCCCATTGAGGGCGCGCACTTCTGTATTTCCCGTCCCGTAAATTTTGTAAATGTTTTCAAGTCGGACAATGACGGGTTGATGTTCGGACGGACGGTGACCGTTACCATTCGTAAAGCTTTGCGAGCGATCGGTTTCTAGAGTCATTTTGGATTTTAGAGTTTAGAGTTTAGATTGGGGATTGGGGATTTTAGCGCGATCGCGATCGTCGCCCTAAAATCGTTGCCCTAAAACTGTCTACCTTTTCTCTAAGCAGTTAAACTGTTAGATATTTAAACTGTATGAGTCAAGCCTGCGGACGCGAAAGCCTCGACGGAGGAGAATTGTTTTTAACAACCCCATCGAATTTAGCCCGCCCCCTCTTTATACCCGTGTATTTTAAAAGAAAAACAGCTTATTCCCGACTCCCCCCTTAAGTCGTTCTCAACGCTACAATCGGATCTAATTTAGCTGCGCGACGGGCGGGAACGATGCCGAAAAATAGGCCAATTCCACCAGAAACCCCTGTGGCTACCGAAATAGCAGCCCAAGAAACTCCCGCTTTAAATGCGGTAAATTCGGCGACCACTAAGACGCCACTGACACCGATCGCCGTTCCGACTAAACCCCCCGCGATCGCTAAAATAATCGATTCGATCGTGAACTGAATTAAAATATCCTGTTGGGAAGCACCGATCGCCTTTCGCAGTCCAATTTCTTGAGTGCGTTCGGTCACCGACACTAACATGATATTCATAATCCCAATCCCGCCGACAAATAGAGAAATACTTGCCACCGCCCCCAACATCAATTTTAACGCCCCGGAAATCGCATCGACCGTTTGCATTAAATCCTTTTGGTTGGTGACGGTAAAATCATCTTCGTCGGTAATTTGATGGCGCAATCGCAATAAATTTTCAATCTGAAATTGTGCCGCATTCATACTTCCTTCGTCTCGCGCCGCTACGGAAATATACGTCACTTCTAAACCGTAGGGGGAAGTTCGCCCGACAATGCGATTCGCCATGGTCGTAATCGGTAAAAAGATCGTTTCGTCATAATTCGTCCCGAATGACGATCCTTTCGGTTGCATGACGCCGATAATTTCTAGAGAAACATTTTTAAGCCGAATCTGTTTTCCTAATGGATTTTCATCGAATAATTCATCGGCAACTTGCGATCCGAGGACGACGACGGCTTTATTGCGTTCGATATCTAAAGCGGTAATAAAACGACCTGTTCCGAGTTCAAATCCGCGTACTGACGGATAATCGGGGGTCGTTCCGACGACCAACACCGACAGATTTTGATTGCCAACTTTGACCAATTCACTACCCGTTAATTCCGGGGCGACTCCTTTGACTGAGGGGACTTGAGAGGCGATCGCCTGGGCGTCAGCAAAGACGAGGGTTTTGGGGCGCGGTCCCGGTCGATTGGCGGCTTCCGGACTCCCCGGTTCGACGAACAGCACGTTGGTTCCGAGTCCTTCTAACTGGCTGGCGATAAAGTTTTGCGCTCCTTCTCCCACGCCGACGGTGGCAATCACCGACGCATTGCCGATAATAATACCTAACATGGTCAAACCGCTACGCATTTTATTAGCGATTAACGTCGTGACCGACATTTTAATGCTTTCTAAAATATCCATAATGGCGATCGCTCCTCTAGGCAGTTAGGAATCGAACGGCGGGCG from Oxynema aestuarii AP17 harbors:
- a CDS encoding response regulator, whose product is MSNILPWMRSRGAYVLLFAIAVLTSVVLALPGETQPYLDSTGNEPVVLDRGWEYRWGDSPIDGTGTPLWTQSEADKEAWHPLEVPGTLTKPPGVDRLWLRVDAPPLLWSNPSIDLRGVPNILMFYLDDRAIERFTDFDRSGEVKILEYYWPIVPLPTNTQGDRFIFRVDMTDLNRLLVGGYGGVVVGSNKDLIARLINRELDRVVLGFFFVVGGLFCTIASIKNKNEQIAYFSFGLSALCIGIHVLTHTQIIFLLFPHHQVLYTLRSISFYLIPIGPYLFFEVIFGSGYRSIVRRMWQLHAVYAGVAFLLTSIGLVEWEITRNIFYLLAIASMSVLIFTSFKVAAKGSIEAKLFTAGFLVMALFAIRDILLEFKLIPGDKALYYWGMFVFIIFLELILERRLNEANRRLQAYSQELEAKNAALQEMDKLKDEFLANTSHELRTPLNGIIGLAESTIDAAAGQLSKTQMTNLSMIAASGRRLAHLIDDILDFAKLKHKNIDLHLKPIGMREMVAVVLTICQPLVGKKSLDLINSIDADLPPVLADENRVQQILYNLVGNAIKFTETGVVEISARAIAPEDEYNAESTQFLAVTIADTGIGIRPEHRDRIFESFEQGDGSTGRQYGGAGLGLAVTKQLVELHGGAIAVNSEPGKGSQFTFTLPVSTETATAPSETWGTYRATVAKLAESTSSWGENGNGAIVNAIGSSNGSPKITSNGSGDFKILIVDDEPVNLQVLVNHLSLQHYSVTQATNGPDALAIIEGGFKPDLIVLDVMMPRMTGYEVCQKIREKFAATQLPVVMLTAKNQVSDLVAGLNVGANDYLAKPVSKNELLARIKTHIQLAKINLAYGRFVPHEFLQFLEKESIVNVQLGDQVLKEMTVLFSDIRSFTTLSEGMTPKENFDFLNEYLSRVGPVIRQHQGFIDKYIGDAVMALFPDTPEDAIKAAIAMQEAVVNYNHEREQHHRPPIAIGIGLHMGSLMLGTIGEHERMESTVISDAVNLASRLEGLTKLYGASIIISGQMRDRLPNPNQYNTRFLGKVQVKGKTQSVSVFEVFDGDPPELRRLKLETRHIFEQARLLYEAQNLEEAEAMFHEVLGINPQDKAASLYIKRCQQYREQGFSDEWDAVELLSEKM
- a CDS encoding ABC transporter ATP-binding protein codes for the protein MTLETDRSQSFTNGNGHRPSEHQPVIVRLENIYKIYGTGNTEVRALNGVSLNVHEGEYCSIMGPSGSGKSTAMNIIGCLDRPTLGNYYLDGVSVAQMDEGDLAAIRNRKLGFVFQQFHLLAQLTALENVMLPMVYAGIPTRERRDRGIAALTRVGLENRLHNKPNQLSGGQQQRVAIARAIVNQPVLLLADEPTGALDSKTTEEVIGIFSELNQSGMTIVMVTHEPDVASKTRRIVWFRDGEVIHSHLKPEDLHQVVG
- a CDS encoding ABC transporter permease; this translates as MDILESIKMSVTTLIANKMRSGLTMLGIIIGNASVIATVGVGEGAQNFIASQLEGLGTNVLFVEPGSPEAANRPGPRPKTLVFADAQAIASQVPSVKGVAPELTGSELVKVGNQNLSVLVVGTTPDYPSVRGFELGTGRFITALDIERNKAVVVLGSQVADELFDENPLGKQIRLKNVSLEIIGVMQPKGSSFGTNYDETIFLPITTMANRIVGRTSPYGLEVTYISVAARDEGSMNAAQFQIENLLRLRHQITDEDDFTVTNQKDLMQTVDAISGALKLMLGAVASISLFVGGIGIMNIMLVSVTERTQEIGLRKAIGASQQDILIQFTIESIILAIAGGLVGTAIGVSGVLVVAEFTAFKAGVSWAAISVATGVSGGIGLFFGIVPARRAAKLDPIVALRTT